In the Rhodospirillaceae bacterium genome, one interval contains:
- a CDS encoding CsbD family protein, with translation MDENIIEGNWEQVKGRIKKKWGQLTDDELDQINGDRKILVGKIQEKYGKAKDEVEREMKEFEKNS, from the coding sequence ATGGATGAGAACATTATTGAAGGCAACTGGGAACAAGTTAAAGGCCGTATCAAGAAGAAGTGGGGCCAGTTGACCGATGATGAATTAGATCAAATCAATGGCGATCGTAAAATTTTGGTTGGGAAAATTCAGGAAAAATACGGCAAAGCTAAGGACGAAGTTGAACGGGAGATGAAAGAGTTTGAAAAAAATAGCTAA